GAAGAATGAGCAATCTCTCCGCGCAATAGCACCGCCCCGCTCACCCCTCTTCCTTCTCCCCCAGCGCATCGCGCAGCGCGCTCACATCCGCGTTGAGCCGCATCAGCGTCTCCACCGGCAGGCCCGATCGCTCGGGCAGAGTCGCCAGCAGGCAGGCCGACTCCTGCTGCAGCGCCCGCCCCTGCTCGCGCAACGTCACGATCACCTGACGCTCGTCCTCGGGATTGCGCTCGCGCCCCACGAAGCCCGCCGTTTCCAGCCGCTTCACCAGCGGCGTGATCGTGCTCGATTCCAGCGCGAGCCGCTCCGCCAGCGCGCCCACCGTCTGCCCGTCCCGCTCCCACAACACGCGCATCACCAGATATTGCGGATAGGTGATGCCCAGCCGCTCCAGCACCGGCCGATAGGCGCGGTTGATCGCGATATTCGCGGAATAGATGGCGAAACACAGATGCGCGTCGAGCGGCAGAGTCTCGAGGGGCATAGGTGCGGACGGCGTCGTCACGATCGATCTCCAAAGGGGCAAACAGGCCCTTATCACGAAATTCGATATCGCGATAAACGAATCGCTTTACAAGGCCGTGGGACACGCCTACTTAATCGTTATCGCGATAATCAATATCGCGATCAATTATCGAAGGAACCCGCCATGAACGTTCTCTATCGCGCCGAAGCAACCGCCACCGGTGGCCGGACCGGCACCGCCAAGACCAGCGACGGCCGCCTCGCCGTCACGCTCGATACGCCGAAGGAACTGGGCGGCGCGGGCGGCGACGGCACCAATCCGGAGCAACTGTTCGCCTCGGGCTATTCGGCCTGCTTCCTCGGCGCGCTGAAATATGTCGCCGCGCAGAAGAAGGTGACGCTGTCGGAACAGACGACGGTCACCGCCACGGTCGGCATCGGCCCGCGTGACGACGGCAAGGGCTTCGGTCTCGAGATCGCGCTGTCGGTGAGCATCCCCGGCATCGAACGCGCCATCGCCGAGGACCTGGTCGCCGCGGCCGACGTGGTCTGCCCTTATTCGCACCTCGCCCATAACGGCGCCGCCGTCGCCCTCAGCGTCGCCTGAGCCCCCCTTTGCCCGAATGATGCCCGCCGGTGATCCCGGCGGGCGACAGGAGATTTGCCATGACCTCGTTCCGCACCCTGCTCGCCGCCGTTTCGCTGGCCGCCCTCTCCGGCACCGCCGTCGCCGCTCCCGCCACCGGCCCCGTCCGCAACGTCGTCCTCGTCCACGGCGCCTTCGCCGACGGATCGGGCTGGAAGCCGGTCGCCGATCTGCTGATCAAGGACGGCTACACCGTCAGCGTCGTGCAGGAGCCCGAAACCTCCCTCGCCGATGACGTCGCCGCCACCAACCGCGTCATTGATCGCCAGTCCGGCCCCGTTGTGCTGGTCGGTCACAGCTATGGCGGCACGGTCATCACCGAAGCGGGCAACAACGCCCGCGTCGCCAGCCTCGTCTATGTCGCGGCGCTGGCGCCGGACGAAGGCGAGAAATCGGGCGCGCTCCTCGCCTCCAAGCCCGGCGCGGCCACCAGCATCGGGCCCATCGCGGATGGCTATCTCCTGATCGATCCGGCGAAGTTCCCGGCCGATTTCGCGGCCGACGTGCCCGCCGCCGAGGCCCGGTTCATGGCCCTCTCGCAGGTGCCGATCAACGGCGTGATCTTTGGCACGGCGATCACCGCGCCGGCATGGAAGAGCAAGCCCAGCTACGGCATCGTCGCGACGCAGGACCGGATGATCAATCCGGATCTGGAACGCTCGATGTACAAGCGCGCCGGCGCGAAAGTGACGGAGATCAAGGGCAGCCACGCGGTGTTCGTGTCGCAGCCCCGCGCCGTGGCCGACGTGATCGAGCAGGCCGCGCGCGACGCCCAGTAAACCACCGCCCACGCGACCAGCCGACATTGCCATGTCGTCCCACACTCCGGTATGCCATCGCAGAAAGTGAGCATATGGAGAGGTTCGTGATGGCTCGGAAACTGGCGCTCGGCATGGCCGCCGCTTTGACGATCGGTGTCGCGATCGGCGCGACCGCCGCGTTCTCGGCGCCGCCGGCGCCCGTCAGCGTGATCGATCCCACCACCGGCCACCGCATCGTCAAGGTCGACGATCGCCCCGGCAATTACGCCCTCTATTTCAATTACAACGCCTTTACGCCCGATGGCGGGCGGATGGTCTATCTCACGCCCGAGGGCATCCGCACCGCCCATGTCGGCGACTGGACGACCAAGCTCGTGCTGAAGGAAAAGATCGATCGGCTGCTGTTCGTCGCGCACCGCAGCCCGACCGCTTATTACACGACCAAGCCCGCCGGTGCCACGGAAGCGGACGAGCCCTACACCGTCTGGGCGGTCAATCTCGACACGGGCAAGCGCCGCAAGATCGCGGACATGCCCAATGGCCGGATCGAATCGATCAACGCGGACGACACGTTGCTTTCAGGCAATCGCGAACTGTCGCCGCCACCGCCCGCCATCGCCGCGCAGGGCCGTCGCGATCCCAAGACCGGCTCGCCCAATTATGCCGGCACCGACGCAGCCGGCCGCCCCCTCTCCTTCGCCGACGCCAAGGAGAAGTGGATGGGCGAGCGGCTGCACGCCGCCGTGCCGATGGAGATCTTCACGATCGACACCGCCACCGGCGCGCGCAAGTCCGTCCACCAGGCGACCGACTGGCTGAACCACGTCCAGTTTTCGCCCACCGACCCCACCTTGCTGATGTTCTGCCACGAAGGCCCGTGGCACGAGGTGGACCGGATCTGGACGATCCGCACCGACGGCAGCGCGCTCACGAAGATCCACCAGCGCACGATGCAGGCCGAGATTGCCGGCCACGAATTCTGGTCCCCGGACGGCAGCACCATCTGGTATGATCTGCAGGCCCCCAAGGGCGCGATGCCGTGGCTCGCGAGCTACGACGTGAAGACGGGCGCGCGCCGCTGGTACAAGGTGGAGGCGAACCAGACCTCGGTCCACTTCAACATTGCGCCCGACGGCAAGATCTTCGGCGCGGACGGCAACGGCACCAACAAATATATGAGCCTGCTCGTCCCCAAGCCCGACGAACGGCCCGAGGCGAAGACCACATTGGATCGCGACAAGCTCATCGCCACCGGCACTCTGGTGACCGAGCATGTCGTGGACATGGCCAGGCAGGATTACACGCTGGAGCCCAATCTCCACTTCACGCCCGACGGCCAATGGCTCGTCTACCGCGCCAACGTGGACGGCAGCCCCGCCATCTACGCAGCAGAGATCGCCAGGGCGAAGTGAGGCTGGGATGACGCCCCCTTCCTCCCCCTCCCTTCCAGGGAGAGGGGAAGATGGTCAGCATCCCCGAACGGGCGTCGCTCCGCCCGCTCTCAGGCCTCCCCCTCCACCAGACTGCCGGGCGCGATGCCGGCCAGATAGGTCCCGACCTTCGTCTGCGGATCCGCGTCGTCGGTAGCATCGGCATGGCCATAGCGCGCCTTGTCCTCGGCGTTGGCGGCGCCGGTGCTCGTCTCGCTCGTCCCGTCCGTATAGGTCACCACGGTCGTCTTGATCGCGCCGGCCACCGTCACGATGCGCGAAAGCTCGGTCTTGGCGGCGCTCCTGCCGCCGCCACCTCCGCCACCGCCATGCGCCCCGCCCGCAGCCTGTGCCGCCCCGGCATCGCCCGTCGCCGCCCCGCTATCGCCTGAGGCCGCGACCGACGCATCCCCCATCCGGTCCAGCGCCTTGCCGATCGTCGCGGCGTCCGCCTCGCTCAGCTTGCCCGATGCGACATCGGCCGCGATCTTCTGGTCGAGCGCCGCGCGCACAGATGCGGGCCTGGCCGTACCCCCGGCGCCCGTCGCCTTGAGCGCCGAGTCCAGATCGTCCTGGACGAGCTTGGCCTTCGCGGTCGAGACGCCGCTCGAAACCAATCTGGTCTGCAGCGCGCTCGTCGAACTGGCGGCGGTGATCATGCTGTCCTCCGGGAACCCGTATGACCGAACGTCGCCCGCCCCCGAAACTTTAGAGAATCCGCCCTTCCCAGCCGCAATTTGCGACCGGCCGAGCCGCCGCGCTCTTCCTCACTCGGGCTTGGGCATCGCCGCATCGTCCAGTTCCGCCGCGCGCTTATGCGCCGGGCGCGCCTTCAGTCCGTCCCAATAGGCGACGAAGGCCGGGCGCGGCGGGATCCGGCCGAACTGCATCCCCCAGCCGATCTGCGAGCCGA
This DNA window, taken from Sphingomonas sp. AP4-R1, encodes the following:
- a CDS encoding oligogalacturonate lyase family protein, whose protein sequence is MARKLALGMAAALTIGVAIGATAAFSAPPAPVSVIDPTTGHRIVKVDDRPGNYALYFNYNAFTPDGGRMVYLTPEGIRTAHVGDWTTKLVLKEKIDRLLFVAHRSPTAYYTTKPAGATEADEPYTVWAVNLDTGKRRKIADMPNGRIESINADDTLLSGNRELSPPPPAIAAQGRRDPKTGSPNYAGTDAAGRPLSFADAKEKWMGERLHAAVPMEIFTIDTATGARKSVHQATDWLNHVQFSPTDPTLLMFCHEGPWHEVDRIWTIRTDGSALTKIHQRTMQAEIAGHEFWSPDGSTIWYDLQAPKGAMPWLASYDVKTGARRWYKVEANQTSVHFNIAPDGKIFGADGNGTNKYMSLLVPKPDERPEAKTTLDRDKLIATGTLVTEHVVDMARQDYTLEPNLHFTPDGQWLVYRANVDGSPAIYAAEIARAK
- a CDS encoding MarR family winged helix-turn-helix transcriptional regulator, whose product is MPLETLPLDAHLCFAIYSANIAINRAYRPVLERLGITYPQYLVMRVLWERDGQTVGALAERLALESSTITPLVKRLETAGFVGRERNPEDERQVIVTLREQGRALQQESACLLATLPERSGLPVETLMRLNADVSALRDALGEKEEG
- a CDS encoding organic hydroperoxide resistance protein, with protein sequence MNVLYRAEATATGGRTGTAKTSDGRLAVTLDTPKELGGAGGDGTNPEQLFASGYSACFLGALKYVAAQKKVTLSEQTTVTATVGIGPRDDGKGFGLEIALSVSIPGIERAIAEDLVAAADVVCPYSHLAHNGAAVALSVA
- a CDS encoding alpha/beta fold hydrolase; amino-acid sequence: MTSFRTLLAAVSLAALSGTAVAAPATGPVRNVVLVHGAFADGSGWKPVADLLIKDGYTVSVVQEPETSLADDVAATNRVIDRQSGPVVLVGHSYGGTVITEAGNNARVASLVYVAALAPDEGEKSGALLASKPGAATSIGPIADGYLLIDPAKFPADFAADVPAAEARFMALSQVPINGVIFGTAITAPAWKSKPSYGIVATQDRMINPDLERSMYKRAGAKVTEIKGSHAVFVSQPRAVADVIEQAARDAQ